GTGTGGCTCCGGCAGACCCAGTGGATATCGAGCCAGGATCTAATTTTCACTGAACATTAGGTCATCCCAAgtatttcaagatttatttctaACAAATAGgagctccttctcttccctttccctttggcaAAACACAGTATATTATACCTAACAAAGTTAACGGAAAGGCTTGCTTCTCATCTAATACCTAGTTCAAAATCAGATTTCCCGAGGACCCCCTTAAAAATATCTCTTTTACAGTTGCTTTGTTTGAATCAGGATCCATGTATAAGGCCACATATTACCTTTGGTTGGTGAatctcttaaatttcttttaatgtgtAATTTTCCCCGACTTCCctctttaaaaatgccatttaatTTTTGAAGGTCCTGGCTTTTTGTCGTGTAGGATTTTCCACATCGTGGGTTTGGCCGATTGCGCCCTCGCTGGGTGTTTTTCTCTTGCATGTTCCTGTGAATGGGTGGTTAGAGCTGGAGGCTTGAgagattcagattttttttttttttttttttgcaagaaagTGTTCCAGGTGGCTCTGTGTCAGTAGTCCCCGGCCTGTCAGTCTCGGCACATCAGACCAGTTCTCCGGAGAGGTTCCAGGTCAGACCTTGGTTAGCAGAGAATTTATTTAGGATGAGTGGGTCCTGGCAAACAGGAGCATAACGTGCTCACAAAGCCAGAGAGTGCTAAGGGAACATCTAGCCCAAGTCATATTTTCAGGTGAGGACAGTGATTTGGTCAGGGCCGCCCCACTAGAAGTGTCAAACTAGACACCTGAACCTTGTCTTGTGCCTCCCAGTCCAGTGTCTCCATGTGTCTTAGCTTTTCTACTGCGAAAGGGAGACTTTTCAATTGCAGGAGCTAGAAACTCAGCCTCACTGGCTTAAAGAGGgatgcagggagggagagagaaaatgtattGTCTTAAGCCCAAAAGTTCAAGAGCAGATTCCTTCAGGTGTAGCTGTACCCAGAGATGCAGGTTGTATCTTCAGAGCTTGATCTTGCCGTCTCTTAGTTTTGCTTCCCACTGTGCTGGTTTAATTCGTAGACTGGCGTTCTTCGTGGGCCAGTATGAGCCTCTCCAGGCTTTCCCCGTCCTATAACTAGCAATCCCAATAGAAAAAGGTTTTCTTTACCAGTAGTCTTGGAATTGACTGACTGGCCTTAGGCCCATCCCTGGGCTGATCACTGTGGCTTCAGGAGAGAAGACCCCTGGAGCACTTGGAAAGGGCCTTTAGGTTGGTCCCGCAAACCACATGGAATGTGCGTGGAGGGAAGGTTCTCCAAGGACCATTATTGTTCTGTTCCAGAAGAGGGACCCGAAGCTggccacacaaaaggaaatataGCTGTGTTGCATGGAACTCATCAGCTCTTCTCAGCAATTAACATGTGGATTTTGGTTGCAGGTGCAGTCTCTTCAAGCCACATTTGGGACTTTTGAGTCCATCTTGAGAAGCTCCCAGCATAAACAAGACCTCACGGAGAAAGCTGTGAAGCAGGGGGAGAGCGAGATCAACCGGATCAGTGAAGTTCTGCAGAAGCTCCAGAACGAGATTCTCAAAGACCTCTCCGATGGCATCCACGTGGTGAAGGATGCCCGGGAGCGGGACTTCACGTCTCTGGAGAACACGGTGGAGGAAAGGCTGACGGAACTCACCAAGTCCATCAACGACAACATCGCCATCTTCACCGAGGTCCAGAAGAGGAGCCAGAAGGAGATCAATGACGTGAAGGCGAAGGTTGCCTCTCTGGAAGACTCCGAGGGGTACAAGCAGGATTTGAAAGCCTTGAAGGAAGCTGTGAAGGAAACACAGGTCTCTGTGAAGTCCAGAGAAAAGGACATCGAGGCCCTGAGGAGCACCCTCCAGACCTTGGAGTCTGACGTCTACACCGAGGTCAAGGAGCTGGTGAGCCTCAAGCAGGAGCAGCAGAAGTTCAAGGAAGCGGCCAATTCGGAGCACCTCACCTTGCAGGCCCTCACAGAGAAGCTTCTCCAGTCCGAGGAGGTCACCTCCCGCCTTCCCGAGGAGATCAGGAGACTCAAGGAAGAGCTGCGCCACCTGGAAACGGAGGCCCTCAGGCCAGAAGAAGATGGGGTTTACAAGCACGCTGGCTCCTTAGCCGCGCTCCAGGAGAAGAGTCAGGGATTGGACTCCAGGCTCCAGACCGTGGAAGATGGCGTGGACGCCGTGCAGACGGCCTCTGCGCTCCACAGCGAGAACCTGGAGGCCCTGCTGGCCAAGAGCGAGGAGCACGAGCGGCGCCTGGCCGCCCTGCAGGAGCACGTGGCCGGCCTGGGCCCTTCTTCGGAGGCCGACGCGGGGGGCCTGGCCAGCACGGTGAGAAGCCTGGGCGAGGCCCAGCTCTCGCTCTACAGCGACGTGGAGGAGCTGAAGAGAAGCGTGGGCGAGCTCCCCAGCACCGTGGAGGCTCTCCAGAAGGTGCAGGAGCAAGTCCATACGCTGCTGGGCCAGGACCCGGCCCGGGCGGCCCCCTTGCCTCAGGACTTCCTGGACAGACTCTCTTCTCTAGACAACCTCAAAGCCTCAGTCAGCCAAGTGGAGTCGGACTTGAGGATGCTCAGGACTGCCGTGGACAGTTTGGTCGCGTACTCAGTGAAAATAGAAACCAACGAGAACAACCTGGAATCCGCCAAGGGCTTGCTAGATGACCTGAGGAATGACCTGGACAGGTTGTTCCTGAAAGTGGAGAAGATTCACGAAAAAGTCTGAGTGAACGCACGTGCAGGGTGCGGAGTTAATCCAGTTTCTCATGACCAAAAAATGGGTTGTTTTCTCCCGCGCTCCCTACCCCCCGGGTTCTTGTTCCCTCTTAAAAAGCAGTGCCTCCCCCCGCCGCCCGAACACCaaggcattttatatttttgtgccCAGTTAATTTATTTACGATTATTACCACACACCATTGGTTTCTCAAGTTCTCCGCTTCTGCTTTTGGTTGGTTTCCTCAAGGCCCGGCCCTGCTTGTCAGAGGGGCCTTCTAGGAGGGATGGCTCTAGTGTCCGGGAAGAAAGGCTTCAACTGGGGATTAGCAGAAGCAGATTACGTGTGACCTCACAAAACCTCGCCTGCCTGGCAGATTTCAAGttaaaaaagtggggggaggaggcacttttctttctcattctctttaaggacagttaattttacttttttttttttttttttaatactcctgGCCGAAGTTCTCATGAGCTGCCACTCACTTCTTGTCTTCCACTTAAACTGGGTAAAACTTACAAGTGTCAGCTCTGATTTGGGAGGGGGACAAGCCCCTTGGTTTTTAGCTGATAAGAACCAGCTGCTTGACTTGATGGCCGCCTCCCGTGGTGTGGGGTGCCTTTTCCATTCCTGAATCATCTTGTGATCTCCAAGGTAACTATGCAAAGAATCCAGATGGTTCTGAATGTGAAAGCCACAACACCTCAGAGTCCCCCTTGGCCAGCCAGCGGACACCTCTCGGTAGGGTACCCGGATAATACATTTGGTTTAGAATCCCGGAAAGGGGACTCCTTGGAATCCTTCAGGAAATGTGGGATGAGAGCAGTCCACAAAGGCATGAGTTGTCTCCCTGGAGAATGGAGGCCacgtgtttttattttctcatgatgTCCAGGAAGAGGTTTGCTGTCCCAGCAGACCCCCATCTGTCAGTGAGGAGGAATGTGCATTTTCTGTAGTTTTTTGCTGTTTCCCTTCAAGCTGTACTGTTCTTTAATGGCTGTCTTGcctttcaaaaaagaagaaaaaaagaaaaaaaagaaaattaagagaaaaaaaaggtttGTTTAGTTTACTGTGAAATGAACTGTATGGCttatttacagtatttttaattcttaataaaCACTTGAGCTTTGTTACGACTTTTCTAGAGTGGTGGTTTTCTGAGAATTTAGCAATTGCGATGTATTCGTTAGACTAGAAAGGTCGAGAAGTTTTGGATTTTAAGAGTGTTGCAATTCTAAAAGCAAGGTGGGCCTGGGGACATAACCTTTGATTGACTGTGGTTTGCAGGTTTGGTTATAAGCATTTGCCTGACTCACAACTCTGAGCTACAGCAGAATCTTCTGGGAGCTTTCAACAATCCCTAGGCCTGCCCCCAGGGATTCTGATTCTGCAGGCGTAAAAAGGGTTGCATTAGCGTTtcaaaggctccctgctgattggAAAGTGCACTGGGGTTGAGAACTGTGGTGGTGGACCATCTTAAGTGACCTGCAGCCTCCAGATTCTTGGGGAAACTGATTTTGGATGGCATTCATTGAGTCCCCGTGTGCCATGCCTTGTGCTAAGCACTTGATAGGCCCCTATATCTTTCTCTTAATATTTCCCAGAGCCAGGCGGGGGCAttctgcattttactgaggggcCGCAGGCTGGCAAGCATCGCGTAAGATCATTATTAGCTAGACAGGGCTGAGATTCCAACCCAGTTCTGCTTTTAACTGACAGGCAACTACACCTAACACCTGCAAGAGtgcaggaccccccccccccccaacccccttccgGAGCCTGAGGCTGCAAGAGCTCTTCTGGCCCATCCTGGGTGTGCAAGGGAGGAGGCCTGAGTGCCACTGTGGTCTCCTGCTCCTTTTCTGGCTGGAGGGCCCCTCATCCCAGAACTTGTTGGTCAGCCCTTCTGGGTCGCTGAGGCAGCATCCCCCTAGGGCGTCCCAACCCCTGGCTGATGTTTTTCCAAAGCAGTTTGCAAATCAGGATGGGCCCTTTATTGGTGTTAGAAATCATCTGAGATGTTAAAGTGGACAAGTTGATAGATAAAACTAATTTAGTGACCAGGTTTGCTCTTGGTTGTGGAGGGTACTGGACAGCATAAACTTCCATGCttgggaaaatgaaattttggtttcttttcaggTTGGTTGGTTATATCAGGCATTTTCTTGATCTTCCTCTTGACACGACTTGTGCAGTCTTTAATCTCAGGCTATAAAGTGGTTTAATAGattgtcatttgttttttaaaaggagtatgtttgcttatttatttatttatttgagagtgcactagtcgggggtgggggagcagagggctcTATTCCACGCCCCTGAAATCtcaacccaagccaaaatcaagtcgtacactcaatgactgagccacccaggggcccctaataGATTGTCATTTAATATTAGGGTAGAAAACCTCTAAGGGTCAGAGAAACGACCACATTTAAATTCAGACGGTGACAATAAAAAGAATGCATTATGAATTCACAACATTGCTGATGGTGGGGCAGTTAGAGGTAGATCTTTCCCCCCCGTAACAGTCATAGTTCAGTCCTGTTCCTGTGTCTGCTCATTCCCTCACTCAGTGACCATTACTGAGCCCACGGCCAGTCATTTGCTAAGTGAATTCAGGATGCACCAGACGGGATCCTTGTCCTCAGGGGACCTATAGCGCAGTGGGGGCAATGGCTACGTCAACTGGTAGATGTCCTAGGGAATTACAGGTGCTATGATCAGGCATAATGGGACACAGAGCGGGGATCCATCCGTTCCGCCCCCCTTCAGCTGGGATGGTTAGAACAGGCTTGCAGAGGCCTGTGGCAAGTCTTGGAATGCCTCCACGTGGGATGGGAAACTTAAGGAAACCGAGCGCCCCGCCCCTCGAGCGGGGAATTGACACAAGTTACTGACGATATTGATTAGATTGCAGAGGACCCAGCACCAGGGTAAGAGACTGCAGCGAAATTGCCCAGGCGAGGCTGTCAGCACACAGACGGGCCAGACCGGTGATCACCCCTCACGGGGTAACTGGGAGggtggaaggaggagagggatgAGCTCAGCACAGCGTCTGGTACAGAGAGCACCAGGGTCATCCTGCCAGagttaaaagaaatatttctgtgcCGCTTTGTAAAGAGCTGCAGCCCTgagcctgctcttccctcccccGGGGACCACAAGATTTCAGggcccctgctccagccccaagGCCAGTGTTCACTCTGAGGAGTGGGCACCCGGGCTTTACCGGGGTCAAAGAGTTTGAAatcaccccatgtcctcctcAGAGGCATGCTCTCTGATCCCTAGTTTTCCGGGAACATTTGGACACACCCGTACCAGACATTTCGGGTTCCACACTGAAGTCCTCATCTCTCCCAGAAGTAAGTGGGGCCACTGCTCCCCCCGTCACTTGAGCCAGAAGCTCAGGGGAGCCCCGtgtccctgcctctctgcatccACGCCTGCTGGAGCCCTGACGCAGTCGCCCCCATCCCTCGTCTTCGCTGCATCACTGGCCGGTGTCTGAAGTCCAGCAGCAGCCCCTCACTGCACCCCTGCGTGTTCCCGGGAACAGAAACCTGGGGTGTGCCCTcagcattcattcaacaaattcaGAGAGCACAGCTCTGCCAGACACCAAGGAGATGACTAAGAACAAGACGGGTTTCCTGCTTTCAGAATTCTTGTGGTCCAGTTGGAGGAGACCAGCAGTAAATATGGGAGGAAACAGATGGTAAACATGCAAATTGCAGTATCTGTCTTGAGATACAGGAACAGGTCAAGTAGCCTCCTTGTCCCCAGCCTTCTCCCACTCAAGGAATTCCCCAGGGGGGACCGGTATGATCTTTCTCAAAAGAGGTAGACGTAGATCTTACTCTAGGACTCTTCTTCACTAAATCCTTCAGCGTCTCCCCTTTGGCTTCAGGAGAAAATTGCAACTCCATGGTGTGGCTGGGAGAGAGCTTTCTGATTCTTCTCTCCCAGCCAATGGGCCTCATCTGCTGTGTACTCTGCTGGTAGGTGCActgaccaactgaaccactccTCACCTCAGTGCCTTTGCACACACTTCTTCCTTCTATTCAGTTTCCTACTTCCCTGAACCTCAACCCCAGGCTGAATTTGGGAGATCCTCCTACTGGTTCATACATTTCAGGCTTCCTGCCCTGAAAGGGCTCCTCCCTCTGCATTCTGACTGCTCTTTCATCTGACGATGCACTCCATGGGATGATAGGATTGTATTTTCTGTATCCACAGCAGCATCGCCATGCTCGGCCCATGTCAATAACGATAAAAGTCACATTTACTGAGTACTCACTATGTGCCAACCACTATTCTGAGGGCGTACAAGGATCCACTCATTCAATTTCGCAGCAGTCAAGGAAGGGTTCTATTGCCAGCCCCATTTtccaggtggagaaactgaggcacagagaagttaagtaatttattCCAAATACTCACTTGtcacagctggtaagtggtagAACGAGATTTGAACCCAGTGGTCTTAAGTGAAAAACTGTGCTCTGAACTACCGTAGACTGGTTTCTTTTCCGCTTAAAAGCACCCAGgctttggggcggggggggggttacTTTTCACTGAAGTACGACTTGCATGCTTTATGGCATATGACATCTAAGGCAGACGCAGCTGATTGGAGTTTTACACGTTACATCACATCCTAACCCCCCGGTGAAGATATACCTCATTTGCAGCATGCCAGCGGCTTCCTGGGCCCTGTGGCCAATAACCCCCAAAGATAACTACTATCCTGctgctttgcccattttttaaatttcatataaatggactcatGCCATGGTCTTCCTTAAAAAAGTAACTTTATGAAGATATAATTCACGTGCCATAAAATCCACCCTATTAAAACATATGACTGTCCTTCGTGTATTCCCAGAAGCCTGGACCCATTCCTATCCTGATCAATCTTGCCCTTGTTAGGTACAAAAAAATAGGCAGCCTGTGAGTGTTCAGTAACACAAGTGGCTATTGGGAAGGTGAGACTCCCAGTGGAACAGGGGACGTGGTGTGTAGTCACACGCAGCATGACACATGCATGGGTAGCAGGGGCTGATGAGGTCCTGGACCTTAGTGGTGGCCTGCCCAGCATCTAGTTCTCCTTCGGGTGGTAACAATTCCCCTAGTTTTCTTTAGAGAATCGCCCCTTCCCTACCATCCGTCCATCTGGCTCTGAGACCGACCACAACGAGCCCATGACCCAGTTTTGGCCAATAGGAAATTCTGTTCTCCTGGTCTGATTTGTTCCAGATAAATACATGTCACCAGCTGGTCCACTGACTACTGCTGGAACTTTCTAGAAAGGCGTGTCCTCCATCCATTGAGGCGGCCAAGCGGGCGGGGCATAAACCCCGGGCCACTAGGGGCCACCCTATGTGAAGAGACCACTGAGAAGGAAGCCAGTGTTGAAGAGGGCAGTGCTTAGACATGGTAACAGTCAGGTTCCTGATGACATACTTTGAACACCTGGATCCATCCATGGCTGAAGCTCCAGAGATCTAGTTCTTTCCCATACAGAATGTTATACACCTTTCATATGTATACAGGTGACATGGAGTCATGTAAAGAATGGGTATAAGAGCACTGCttatgacaaaaagaaattggaaacacCTATAGAGTCTGGCATCCTGACCAGTCAATAACTACATCATCATTTGTTCGTACAATGGACCTCAAAACAGTAATAAGAAGGAATAAATCAGAATCCTGTATTTCATACAGATCAATCTTTCAACTAAAATGCCGAGTGaaaaaaagctggaaaagaaaatacacagtaTGAAAACTTGCATATAAATTTAAGAAACCACGCAAAATAATCATATATATTGTAGTAAAACTATCAAGAAATGACCAGGAGACAGAATATCCaaatttgggttgtttcattTCTTATCTAAGTATGGGTTGCTTGGGCATTCATGATGTCATTCATAGTGCTTTTCCTGtctcaacattttattatgaaaattcaaACAGAAAAGTTGGAAGAATTGTCCAGTAAGCACTCATGTATCTATTACTTAGCACAATGAACATTTTGCTATATCTGTTTTTGATGTATATCACCACCCCCCCATTTTCTTGATACCTTTTTGTATGCcagaaatattttgtaattaaaactttttaaaaggggtggggcgcctgggtggctcagcggggagtctgcttgtcttctttctcaaataaataaatctaaaaaaaaaaaaaaaaggaaaaaaaaaaagaatagccactGTTTAAAAGGGGTGAAGAAACACAGGGAAaaactcacattttaaaaaaggttttattcatttttttttttttagagtgagagagagagagaacacacgcgtatacacacaagtgggggaggggcagagggaaaaggagagactctcaagcccCCTGggagctgagtgcagagtcccacCCAGGgttccatcccacaaccctgagatcatgacttcagctgacATCGAGGTGGAAGCCTGAGCCCCCAGACTCCCCAAAAAACTCACATTTTCATTGTCTAAAATAGCATAGATCAGAACATAGACGATAACCTCCATGAACTTTGTGCAGTGCTTTATTTAAGCAGGATTAATTCCTTTCCCTAACAGGGATGGCCAAATGGCCATGTAGCGTGTCTTAGAGACCTAAAGCTGAAAAGGGGCTCCGATCTAACATCCTTATTTTACAAATTGAGGagactgagtctcagagaggacatcgctccccaccccagctcatgAACTAACTGTGATGGAGACatggcttccttctttttcttccttcccactaTTTGCTGAGGCTCCACCTCAGGCCTAAGCAAATTTttgaaatgccccgagcgagcaAAAGATCAGCCACGCAGAGCTCCGGCAGGCAGTGAGCTGCGTTCTGAGCGGAAGGCGGTGGCCCCTCGGTTGTGCTGAGCTCGTGGGTCATGAACACCCAGGGGCAACACCTGTTGGGCAATGGGCTGTGGGGCAACCTTGGCCTCTCTGTGTTTAAATACCTGGCAGGGTTGTGTGGAAACGCCTGTTAGCAACGGGTGCATCAGCCCCGGGTTCCGAGGCTGACTGTCCCACTGAGTCCCTCTTAGAATCTCAGGTCCTGGTTTTCTCTTGGCGGAGTCCCCAGCTGTTGCAAGAGGGCATGCGGGGTACAAAAGTGCCTGGAATCCGGAAACTGATCCTAGTTCTGGTCTGTTGTCTGGGTTGCCTTCTCTCTCCCGGCCCATGTCTGTGCTCCCATCTGTAAAGGGAGACACGGGTGTGATTGAATGATCTCCAAGTTCTCTTCCAGCAGCAACTGTCCTTGACTTTATCATCGTATGTGATTCTTCCGAATCCTTCTGTGAGCAGGAGCTTTCCCTGAGGGAGGAAGGACTACAGAGGGTGCAGATCCACGGGGGGGCAGGGACGATTCTGTCTGAACGAAGGCTATATTTCTAGCTCCTATCAGTGTCTGGTGCAGGCAGGGTGCtcaagacttttctttcttattgagGTGGGGCAAGTGATTTATTACATTTGTTTCTGGGGAGAGCTGCCAGGCTGGGCTGACATCTCGTATAACCTCGTATGAAAGTTTGTTTACTCTTGGAAGATGCCTGGATGCACCAGCAAGGACTCAGAGATAGTTCTTGAACTCTTGAACTTTCAGATGGGGAGAAGACCCCAGTGCGGTCTGGCCGCTGGGGGAACCAGAGCTGTCCCTTGAAGCGAGAATTTGGCGCCATCTGGTGTCTGACTTGGGAATCACAGGaccgagtttttttttttttaaagctattgtGTCTCAGATAAACTCAGTTGCACCTTTGAAATATACCAAgaaaatccacttttttttttttttttaaagtaggctccatgccccatgtggggctagaactcatgactctgagatcaagagttgcatgctatacgaactgagtcagccaggcttCCTGAAAATCCTCTATTTAAAAGACCAACGGATGTATCATTGTGTGACATAGACACCTTTGGAGTATGAATACTCTCCCTCTAATTAGCTCCCTCTGAAAAATTGGacaagataaatttaaaaaaaatttttttaatcagaggggcgtctgggtggctcaagcctctgccttgggctcagatcgtgatctcagggtcctttggttgagccccgcatcgggctctctgctcagcagggagcctgcttcccttcctctctctgctgcctctctgcctacttgtgatctctgtcaaataaataaataaatatctttaaaaaattaaaaaagaattttttaatcgGAATCTTTTGTCAGTAGTAGCTTAGAAGAGTCCACAAGCCCTTTATCCTTCCCATATCTAGCTGCTTCCAAAAGGCAGACCGTGACCCCGAGGGCTCAGTCCAGTGGCATACTCGGCCGGTAGCCACCCATAACTGCGTATCTGTGTTTTATAGCACGAGTCAGGTTGAACACATATTATCTCAGTTAACCCTGGCAATTATCTTAGGGAACAAGAAGGAGCATCTCTGATTTGCTGGTCAGTCACTGCAGCTAAGAAAGCTTCATTCACTTGCCCCGGGGTCACACAGTCAGTATAGGTCCAGGATTCAGACTCACATTTGTTTATCTCTAACGACTGTTCTCTGCCCACTAAAAGTCACAGTCCCTTTCCTGTAGAGACAAAATCAGTATCCCATAATGTCCAAGGAGACAACTCCGTGTACTTCTACGGCATGTATAATCCTGGAGGTTAAGAAATTgggttctggagccagactgaGTCCAAATCCCAGCCACATGACATTCTGTCTCACATAGGGAAAGCTACGGACGctcccgtgcctcagtttccctttatAAACTGCGTTGATGCTAATGATAATACCGACCTCATAGGGTTGGCAGAGATTCAACCAGTTACTACATGCAAGGTGCTTAGAACAGCGCCGGGCACATAagaaggtgctcagtaaattGACTTAAACATTGACCATAAGGCAGGCAGTCGACTAGAGGAGGCTGAAGCGAGCCCGCCTACAGTAGGCCTGCGAAATGCAGGGCTGGGATTTGAGTTGAGCACCCTCTGGCGGACTTGTGTCCTCTAGACTCTGACAGTTCCCGCCATGCACGCACTGCGACTCCTGCCTCCACTCAGGACAGCTGTCTGGCTCTCAGAGGCATTTGGACGTTTGACCCCGGCAGTGAATGAGATGAGTTAATAGGAACCGTGACCCTGAGAAATGGACCTTGGGGCTCTGTTTGAGTCTCTCGGAAGGCCTGCAACTTCACAGTTTCTTATCGGAGATCTTCGGTTTCTGTCATGGTGCAGTATGGTCTCTCCCGCCAGGAACAGGGGCCAAGAGCCAAGAGCCAAGGCCCGGGGCAGCCCCTCTCCTCAGTCCAGCTCCAGCTCCCTGGAGCCTCGTGGGGCTTCCTTACCTCCTGGCACGGACGTCTaccttcctcccatccttccctGGGAGAAGCTGGGCTTCCCGAGGTAAGCAGAGGtgcaagagagagtgagcgagattTGCGAAGAGAGGCACAGCCCAGAGGCTCAGGCCCTGGAGTCTTCCTGCGGAGAAAGATCTGCCCTGAGGAGGTGGGTCAGAGCCTCAAGACAGTCTCCAAAAGGAGACCCAGACCAAAAAGGCAATTTCCCGCCACTCCCAGCAGAGGGCAGTGTAGCGCAGCGGACAGAGGAAGCACTGGTTCTGGGAGCTGCGGGTTCTAGTCCAGACTCCGCATGGAAGTAGCTGGGATCAGAGGACTCGTGGCTGGATTTTTTCCTGATGGCCTCTTCTAGCGATCTTGACAGGAGAGAATTGGAGTGAATTAGCCAAGAGCTCCCACTAGGTTTATGTAGCTGGGGATTTTCTGTTGTAGGGGCTCAAATCTCTCTTAGTGACTCcagcagggttgggggagggggcggcgagCCTTAAAGCAGCTCTCTTGGGGTCACGTGCTCTGGATGTGTGTCAAACCCTCCCAACTAGTTCGGAATTCAGCACAGTATTCCGCTCCTGCCCTTGTTGGGGTGAATGCGTAATCCCAAAGCAGCAGCTGAAGCCACAAACACCGCATACTGGTGGTTTGCCCGTCTCTGCATTTTGTAATAGGAGAgtctatttgtttctttatggAAATTCCTTCCAGAAATGGCTTGCTGCCGAGCCTGGGGTGGCTTCGGGGTACCCCTTGGCAGAGATACAAAGTGAAGTCTGCAGGCACGACCCTTTCTGGCTCAGCCTAGCTCCACCGAACCTGCCTTGTTATGCTTTGGAAACCCCATCAGAGTCCTGGGGTTCCCATTGGCTTTGGGCAGGGTCTTTTTCTATTGGAGTCATTTGAGTGGGTGTCCTGGAAGTCAGGGACAGTGAGATGAAAAGAACACTGGGGTCTAGCTTGGCATTAAGAGATGAATGAGTATTTTGAGATGAAAgggtattgggggggggggggggcttagcTTTTATGTCCCTCCATTGGCCTCTAATGCTGCAAGCTTCACCCAAAAGCCAGCCATGAAAAGTATACATGTGGGTAGGTGAGCCTTGTTCGGGAGGCTCCTACCATGCCTCCCATTTTCCAGTCTATTCCTGTGTCTGTGGGCTATGGACGTCTTACCTTGCTCTCTCTTACTACCCTTGGGCTTCCTGGAACTAGTGGAGATAGGAGCTAGGCTGTGGCTAGACTCATGGGCTCTGGAGCATATGACGATCTGGTGGTGTGACTTGGGACAAGTTACTTGACTTCTTGTGGCCTCtgttcctcacctgta
This DNA window, taken from Meles meles chromosome 7, mMelMel3.1 paternal haplotype, whole genome shotgun sequence, encodes the following:
- the CKAP4 gene encoding cytoskeleton-associated protein 4 — its product is MPSAKQRGSKGGHGAASPSEKGAHPSGGADDVAKKPPPAPQQPPPPAPHPQQHPPQHPQNQAHGKGGHRGGKSSSSSAAAASSSASCSRRLGRALNFLFYLALVAAAAFSGWCVHHVLEEVQQVRRGHQDFSQQREELGQGLQGVEQKVQSLQATFGTFESILRSSQHKQDLTEKAVKQGESEINRISEVLQKLQNEILKDLSDGIHVVKDARERDFTSLENTVEERLTELTKSINDNIAIFTEVQKRSQKEINDVKAKVASLEDSEGYKQDLKALKEAVKETQVSVKSREKDIEALRSTLQTLESDVYTEVKELVSLKQEQQKFKEAANSEHLTLQALTEKLLQSEEVTSRLPEEIRRLKEELRHLETEALRPEEDGVYKHAGSLAALQEKSQGLDSRLQTVEDGVDAVQTASALHSENLEALLAKSEEHERRLAALQEHVAGLGPSSEADAGGLASTVRSLGEAQLSLYSDVEELKRSVGELPSTVEALQKVQEQVHTLLGQDPARAAPLPQDFLDRLSSLDNLKASVSQVESDLRMLRTAVDSLVAYSVKIETNENNLESAKGLLDDLRNDLDRLFLKVEKIHEKV